DNA from Phragmites australis chromosome 16, lpPhrAust1.1, whole genome shotgun sequence:
GATTGGAAAACTATCAGGCTTGCATTATTGGATAATAATTGTGGGAGCAGAGTGATCACTACAACACGTAGTATTCCAGTTGCAACATGCTCTTCTTCTCAAGGCGGTTATGTTTATCAAATGGAGCCTCTTAGCTTCGATGACTCCAAAAGTTTGTTTTTTAAAAGAGCATTTGGTTCTGAGAATTCATGCTATCCTCATCTTGAAGATGTTCCGGATAGAATATTAAGTAAATGTGGTGGTCTACCGTTGGCAATTATTACTGTATCTAGCATGTTAACCAATGAGCATGCAAGAGCAGAATGGGATCGCGTATTAAATGCTATTGGTTCCGCACTTGCAAATTTAAAGGATCCTGATGCTGAGAAGATGACGAGTATTTTATCTCTGAGTTACTTtgatcttcctcatcatctaaGAACTTGTTTGTTGTACCTGAGTGTATTCCCAGAAGATTGTTGGATACAGAAACAACGCTTAATAAATAGATGGATTGCTGAAGGGTTCATTCATGAGGAACAAGAGCGCAGTGCATATGAAATTGGTGAATATTATTTTAATGATCTCATCAATAGAAGCATGATCCAACCTGCAGGTGACGTAAAGTATGGTCAAGCGAATGCATGTCGAGTTCATGACATCATTCTTGACTACATCAAGTGCAAGGCAGCTGAAGAGAATTTTGTAACCACATTAGATGCTGCAGAGCATGGATACACTTCAGAATACAAGGTTCGTAGGCTTTGTGTCAACAACCGCAATGAAGAAAATGTTACCATATGTGCAGGCCTGATTCTGTCTAATGTTCGGTCGTTTACTATATTTGGGTATACAATGCAATCCTCTTTGTCGGCTTTCACGTCTCTTCGTGTGCTCGACCTAGGAGATTGCGAGGATATGAAAGACCATCATCTTGTAAATATTGAAATGATGTTTCATCTGAAGTACTTGCGTCTCGGATCGAAGTTAATAACTAAGCTCCCCGAGAAAATTGGGGAACTGCAATATCTACAAACACTGGATGTACGAGGCACCAGAATTGAAGAACTGCCTCCAACTATCACAAAGCTTCAACGACTTACCCATTTATATGTTGGTTGGACCACTAAATTCCCAAATGGAATGATTGGACAGATGCACAGCTTGGAAGAGCTAAGGCAGTATGGAGTCCGATCCTATGAACAAGGGAAGACCCTGGAAGAATTCAGTAAACTAACCAAGCTGAGAACATTAAAAATGAAATGGGATTTTGATTTGCCAGATGCACTAGAAGGATTAAACCAATCTGAGGGCATTTACAGTCATGTGGAAACTTTATTATCTTCATGCAACCTTCATAATCTATCTATTTCGGACTATGGAAGGGCATTCCCGCTGTTGCTGGATTCATGGCACCCAGTTGTTCCTTGTAGCGTCCGGAAGCTCAGCCTGAAAGCCGTTGTCATCTACAAGGTGCCAAATTGGATGGGCACGCTTGGAAATCTCGGGGTGCTAAAATTGGTTATCATGTGTTTGAGACCAGAAGATGTTGAGATCCTTGGAGCAATACCCAGTTTGCTTTTTCTCGAACTACTCACTGACGGAGGCACCAATGGAAGTATCATTGTCCCTGGTAGCAATGGATTTAGAAGTCTGAAATATTTCTCCCTACGCATCACTAGGTGTGGGACCGCACTGGAGTTTGAAGTGGGATCAATGCCAAAGCTTGAGCACGTCAAACTTGAGTTTTTTGAAGTGCGTAATATGGAGTGCCTGAATGGTGCTTCTAATTTCGGCATCCAGCACCTCTCCGCTCTCAGCAAGGTTGAGGTCTGTATTGGTAGGCCTGATGGCATTAATGCTGCCTTCGAGTGTGTTGCAAGAGCCATTATTGCTGCCGTCGAGACACTTCCCAACCACCCCACTATCACATTCGAAACAAAGCCCTCATATTTCTGTGAACATTACATAGCCGTAAGTACTCTCAGAATTGCAGACTTTGATCATGGCATCACCCTCTCAGTTTTGACTACTGCATTATTATTTCTTCCATTTAGCAAACACTTGGTTGTTCAATTAAATCGTTCCTTACTTCTGGCACTATCTTGTTCTTCTAGAGTATAAACCGATGGAATAAATTGCATGATGGGATGTTCAGCGAGTGGCTCAAAATTTGGCAAATTGAAGAGGAGCAGACAGAGCATGCAACAGATGGAGAGACTGAACAAGAGGTAAGAATGGTCACACTCGAGGGTGCTAGTCAGTTCTCGTTCTCATCCAAACGACATGCTGTTCCATGTGAATCCTGCTgcctccatcaacctcctcatCTTGATTTCCTCCATGGTGTTCCAAACAGGATGAGaccgatgaagaggaagaagaggagttGACAGAGCGGCTCAAAAATTGGCAAATTGAAGAGGAGCAGACAGAGCAAGCAACGGATGGAGAGACTGAACAAGAGGTAGGAATGGTCACTCGAGGGTGCTAGTCAGTTCTTCGTTCTCATCCAAACAACATGCTGTTCCCTGTGAATTATGCTttctccatcaacctcctcgtCTTGATTTTCTTTATGGTGTTCCAAACAGGATAAGAGGAAGTGATCattgaagaggaggaagatgaataGCAAGCCATAAGAGTTGCTGCTACCTGGGTTGGGACGTGCAAGGTGGTGCTTCTTTCCCAGTGCTATAAGATGCTTCCCATCGACAACAATGGTAACTACGATGGCGACTTCCATAAAGGATGGGCTGGTTACTTGCACAACTGGGAGCCATCGTTCTGTTCATTTTTAGAGCATATCTGTTTTCTTCGCGTGTGTTGTGACTTTTGAATTGTGATGTGTAGACATTTACGCTGTTGAGGTGGTTGCTGGTTGCTATTGTACTCTTGCATGGTTCGGGAACAGAGATGACGTTTTTGTATTTCTGCTACTATGCTTTGGTGTGGTTTGTGCTGCTTGTAATATAATACTCTAATTTGCTTCCAATGAAACCTGGACGTGgcacaaatattttttcctcttctttgttGCCTGTGGCTAAAAATTGTTTCGGTGACAGCGAATTTCTTTCTGAGTTTGAGGCAGCCGTCTGGGCATGAAGGAATACAATTCTTAGCTCTTGAGCTCTCGTTGAAATCTCGCATGAACCCTACCGATCACTGATCCCAGAAAGGGGATTTATCCTTGAGCCGGCTGCTCGAGCACTAGTTACTTGAAGAATCAAGACTCGGTAAAACCAACACTAGCAGCAATGTGTTACTGATAGAGCAATGCGAAGCGGCAGCAAAATAAATAGCAGATCACCCTCAGGGCCAGCAATCAACAAGAACAGCAGTACTTAGCTCCATTTCTACTAAAACAAGAAGGCAATCAGACCTGCAGCTCTCCACCCATATATGTACCGTTGAGCAGAACACCGCAGATCCTCTAGGGTCACACACACGATTACCCGATCACACACGCACAATCTCACAAGGATCGGCCAAAGATTACACTCGCGGAAACACAAAAACTCCTAGGATTCAATTAACTCAAAACCAAACAGGATTCAATTAACTCAAAACACAAAAAAGTAACTAGCTTTCAATAAACCTGGATGTGGCACAATTGTCCGTCTGGGTGTGAATGCCATTATGTATTTCTCGGCTCTCGCTGAATTCTGGCATGTCAGCTATCCATAACTGCCTACATTCATGCATTGCTCTACCAATCATAAATCCCAGCAGTGACGCCAAGCCCAAACCGGGACTTATGAATGAACCAACGGCTTCAAATTCGTATTCAGATTTATAATTTGAAATCCTTTTTGTAGTCTGTATGACCTCCTGAGTAGAGTGGAAGCGAGCTGTTCAAAATTACTTCAAGACGTAGAAAAAAAACCCTGCCAGTAAGCACTGGCTGCCGTAGCTAGGCAAAGGCAAGAAATACCAGGCTGATTGGCACGCCTACGTCACGCCCATTTTTTGTTGCACAAAGTATGattaaaaaagacaaaaaaaattaaactcactaattttggacatctcaatatttatttatgactttatcaatatttaacatattcacttaattataggaAAAACAGTAGTAcgttcatgcatgcacataattttaacatgtagatgatAGTAATACgaatctaaaaaaatttgtttcatatttgtttttgagttttacatatttttcattgcattttatttatttcaaccgatttatcaatataactaatattcctttcgatatttttctaaaatttcttaaaaataaaaattatattatacgtgtaaatatatgtatatatatatatgtatatgtatacggATTCATATATCTATACGTATATATAAGCATATcctactgctacagtagctaTATGAATCATAGCATGAGAGGTCGCGAATTCTTGAAcctttaatatatgttatagatttcCGAATAAGGTTCTTTTTTATCCTGTTCACTAGTAATTTAGCATATCTCATGATGTCACATTAATGCCATCAGATATTGATCCACATTCGTGAAAATTAACATCACCAGCAACAGACTTTCACTCGAGTATACGCTGATTTGACTGAGCAGAACCATATGGCCATGAAACCTACATTCCTTAAGAGGACTAGGCATTGCAAACAGGTAGTTCATGTCAAGTCTTGCGAAGTCCCTATCATCAGTGACTACAATCAGACGGAAATTTACAGCTACCAGATACTAATACAAGAGACGCAACAAAACTGATGCCCAGCCAAAAGAACAGATCCTGCAAGTGGAACACGCCGAGGCCTAAGAGAAACAGCCTTCTCCAAATAAAAACACCTTATATTTCTTCTGCACCCATTGACTTTGCATTCACTGGATGTAATCACTTCCTGCCTGTCGCAAGGCGTGGTTTTCCTTTGAcctcagatttttttttccaaaagagGGAGATTCGGTGCCAATAATAATAAGATAAGATTGCAAGGATGAGTCTCGCGGTAATATCAATGCTGTAAACAGAGCTTACGTGTGGACTGTGGAGATAGATGGACGTCTTTGCAGTTGCAGGATTGTGGTTTTCAGCCCCACGGATCCAGTCATAGCATACCTATTTTCCAGTACTTATGTTTAGTCCTTTGAGGATGTATAACGTGGAAAGGCTTACAAAATATTAGCAAAGCCATCGAAAGGACTTGTTACAGCAGTACAGCACTACCTTTAGCGAACAGAAAAGACTAGCAAATCTACACTAGTATACTAGTTTGGCAATAAGTGATTTAATGTTAAGAAGAC
Protein-coding regions in this window:
- the LOC133895401 gene encoding disease resistance protein RGA5-like isoform X1, with the translated sequence MEVVVGVSTGVMKPLLSKLTKLLGEEYAKLKGVRKQIKFLRDELIPMSETLQILADAEHLSGHMKDWRGKLRELAYDIEDCVDAFMVRVDCDGPMGFINGFVHRLKKLITRHEIADEIEELKSRVMEVSERHTRYNIVEQASNSRTVSIDPRLPALYEEIDRLVGIDAPKNHIIERLSMGTDELKVVSIVGCGGLGKTTLANQVYHAIKSQFWCTAFVSVSQTPDIRKILIDIAREVGITDNTLDNDRVQRLINKLREYLQDKRYFIVIDDIWVAKDWKTIRLALLDNNCGSRVITTTRSIPVATCSSSQGGYVYQMEPLSFDDSKSLFFKRAFGSENSCYPHLEDVPDRILSKCGGLPLAIITVSSMLTNEHARAEWDRVLNAIGSALANLKDPDAEKMTSILSLSYFDLPHHLRTCLLYLSVFPEDCWIQKQRLINRWIAEGFIHEEQERSAYEIGEYYFNDLINRSMIQPAGDVKYGQANACRVHDIILDYIKCKAAEENFVTTLDAAEHGYTSEYKVRRLCVNNRNEENVTICAGLILSNVRSFTIFGYTMQSSLSAFTSLRVLDLGDCEDMKDHHLVNIEMMFHLKYLRLGSKLITKLPEKIGELQYLQTLDVRGTRIEELPPTITKLQRLTHLYVGWTTKFPNGMIGQMHSLEELRQYGVRSYEQGKTLEEFSKLTKLRTLKMKWDFDLPDALEGLNQSEGIYSHVETLLSSCNLHNLSISDYGRAFPLLLDSWHPVVPCSVRKLSLKAVVIYKVPNWMGTLGNLGVLKLVIMCLRPEDVEILGAIPSLLFLELLTDGGTNGSIIVPGSNGFRSLKYFSLRITRCGTALEFEVGSMPKLEHVKLEFFEVRNMECLNGASNFGIQHLSALSKVEVCIGRPDGINAAFECVARAIIAAVETLPNHPTITFETKPSYFCEHYIASINRWNKLHDGMFSEWLKIWQIEEEQTEHATDGETEQEDETDEEEEEELTERLKNWQIEEEQTEQATDGETEQEDKRK
- the LOC133895401 gene encoding disease resistance protein RGA5-like isoform X2, with translation MEVVVGVSTGVMKPLLSKLTKLLGEEYAKLKGVRKQIKFLRDELIPMSETLQILADAEHLSGHMKDWRGKLRELAYDIEDCVDAFMVRVDCDGPMGFINGFVHRLKKLITRHEIADEIEELKSRVMEVSERHTRYNIVEQASNSRTVSIDPRLPALYEEIDRLVGIDAPKNHIIERLSMGTDELKVVSIVGCGGLGKTTLANQVYHAIKSQFWCTAFVSVSQTPDIRKILIDIAREVGITDNTLDNDRVQRLINKLREYLQDKRYFIVIDDIWVAKDWKTIRLALLDNNCGSRVITTTRSIPVATCSSSQGGYVYQMEPLSFDDSKSLFFKRAFGSENSCYPHLEDVPDRILSKCGGLPLAIITVSSMLTNEHARAEWDRVLNAIGSALANLKDPDAEKMTSILSLSYFDLPHHLRTCLLYLSVFPEDCWIQKQRLINRWIAEGFIHEEQERSAYEIGEYYFNDLINRSMIQPAGDVKYGQANACRVHDIILDYIKCKAAEENFVTTLDAAEHGYTSEYKVRRLCVNNRNEENVTICAGLILSNVRSFTIFGYTMQSSLSAFTSLRVLDLGDCEDMKDHHLVNIEMMFHLKYLRLGSKLITKLPEKIGELQYLQTLDVRGTRIEELPPTITKLQRLTHLYVGWTTKFPNGMIGQMHSLEELRQYGVRSYEQGKTLEEFSKLTKLRTLKMKWDFDLPDALEGLNQSEGIYSHVETLLSSCNLHNLSISDYGRAFPLLLDSWHPVVPCSVRKLSLKAVVIYKVPNWMGTLGNLGVLKLVIMCLRPEDVEILGAIPSLLFLELLTDGGTNGSIIVPGSNGFRSLKYFSLRITRCGTALEFEVGSMPKLEHVKLEFFEVRNMECLNGASNFGIQHLSALSKVEVCIGRPDGINAAFECVARAIIAAVETLPNHPTITFETKPSYFCEHYIASINRWNKLHDGMFSEWLKIWQIEEEQTEHATDGETEQEDETDEEEEEELTERQRMERLNKRIRGSDH